Proteins encoded together in one Neobacillus sp. FSL H8-0543 window:
- a CDS encoding DoxX family protein — translation MVVNWLRENKVAAGILTVLRLYLGYSWLTAGWGKLTGGSFDASGYLANAVANPVKGPDGGMVYSWYVNFLEGFAIPNIDIFNTIVPLGEFLIGLGLILGCLTTAAAFFGLVMNFSFFLAGTVSHIPTDLFIGAIILFAGYNAGRIGLDRWVVPFIRKTVFKGKTTAKQHA, via the coding sequence ATGGTAGTAAATTGGTTAAGAGAAAACAAAGTTGCAGCGGGCATATTGACAGTTCTTCGCTTATATCTCGGATATTCATGGTTAACAGCTGGATGGGGAAAACTTACAGGCGGTAGTTTTGACGCTTCTGGATATTTAGCAAATGCAGTTGCAAATCCAGTAAAAGGGCCAGATGGCGGTATGGTTTATAGTTGGTATGTTAATTTCTTAGAAGGCTTTGCTATTCCAAATATAGATATTTTCAACACAATCGTTCCACTTGGAGAATTTTTAATCGGATTAGGTCTTATTCTTGGTTGTTTAACAACAGCAGCAGCGTTTTTCGGTCTTGTTATGAACTTTTCTTTCTTCCTTGCAGGAACGGTATCTCATATTCCGACTGACCTTTTCATCGGCGCAATCATTTTGTTCGCTGGTTATAATGCCGGCCGCATTGGTCTTGATCGCTGGGTGGTTCCATTCATTCGTAAAACTGTATTTAAAGGAAAAACTACTGCAAAGCAACACGCATAA
- a CDS encoding citrate synthase/methylcitrate synthase, protein MIPKGLKGIIATETLISHIDGEKGQLYYRGHEIREITNRFTFEEVAFLLWFGVFPNAEQLYELQNQLKNNRNLPENIRVIIDHLPKSMDLMAVIRTAISAEGGNFNYAWKPTVPQAIRLTALLPTIIAYRTRQLAGKMFVPPQPALDHIENYLYMITGEVPLPAHVKALGTYMILTLEHGMNASTFSARVTVSTESDLVSAITSAIGTMKGPLHGGAPSGVIELLNELASVGETEKVIKEKITRGEKLMGFGHRVYKTRDPRAMALKAKLMELVGEDEWLDLAIDAEDTVIKLLEQFKPGRSLYTNVEYYAAAIMKAINMEPELFTPTFTASRIVGWTAHVIEQSQNNTIYRPESEYIGPFFKNG, encoded by the coding sequence GTGATACCAAAAGGATTGAAGGGAATTATTGCAACTGAAACTTTAATCAGTCATATTGATGGCGAAAAAGGTCAGTTATATTATCGAGGGCATGAAATAAGAGAGATTACGAATAGATTTACATTTGAGGAGGTTGCTTTCTTACTTTGGTTTGGTGTTTTCCCTAATGCAGAGCAGTTATATGAACTTCAAAATCAGCTGAAAAATAACCGGAACCTGCCTGAAAATATTAGAGTGATCATAGACCATCTTCCTAAAAGTATGGATTTAATGGCAGTCATTCGTACCGCCATTTCTGCTGAAGGGGGGAATTTCAATTATGCTTGGAAGCCCACTGTTCCACAAGCGATCAGGTTGACCGCTCTATTGCCAACAATTATCGCCTACCGAACCAGGCAGTTGGCGGGTAAGATGTTTGTTCCTCCTCAACCTGCCTTAGACCATATTGAAAATTATCTGTATATGATTACAGGGGAAGTTCCATTACCCGCTCACGTTAAAGCACTTGGAACGTATATGATTTTAACTTTAGAGCATGGAATGAATGCGTCAACATTTTCTGCAAGAGTGACAGTATCCACTGAATCCGATTTAGTTTCAGCCATCACCTCAGCAATTGGTACAATGAAAGGCCCACTTCATGGCGGTGCTCCTTCAGGAGTAATCGAACTGTTAAATGAGCTTGCAAGTGTTGGAGAAACGGAGAAGGTCATAAAAGAGAAGATAACTAGAGGTGAAAAATTAATGGGTTTTGGACACAGAGTCTATAAAACTCGTGACCCTAGGGCAATGGCTTTGAAGGCGAAGTTAATGGAGTTAGTCGGTGAAGACGAATGGCTTGACCTCGCCATCGATGCAGAAGATACGGTAATTAAATTATTGGAGCAATTTAAGCCTGGTCGCTCTCTATATACTAACGTAGAGTACTATGCTGCCGCCATCATGAAAGCCATCAACATGGAACCAGAACTATTCACACCAACCTTCACCGCCAGCAGAATCGTTGGCTGGACCGCACACGTCATAGAACAATCCCAAAACAACACCATCTACCGACCAGAGTCTGAATATATTGGACCTTTTTTCAAAAACGGATGA
- a CDS encoding QueT transporter family protein, translating into MNIKTIVGNAILAALYIAVSAVIAPFGFTNIQFRISEMFNHLIVFNKKYIFGIILGVFLTNLFFSPMVAYDLIFGVGQSLLALTITIVSSRYIKGIWTRMAVNTVVFTVTMFLIAIELNLALGFPFLFTWLTVAIGEFVVMAVGMPVMYFVNKRVNFEKMV; encoded by the coding sequence ATGAATATTAAGACGATTGTCGGAAATGCGATTTTGGCCGCCTTGTACATTGCTGTATCGGCAGTGATTGCGCCTTTTGGATTCACCAATATCCAATTCCGGATTTCTGAAATGTTTAACCATCTAATTGTGTTCAACAAGAAGTATATCTTTGGGATCATATTAGGTGTGTTTTTAACAAACTTATTCTTTTCACCCATGGTCGCCTATGACCTTATCTTTGGCGTCGGTCAGTCGTTGCTTGCCTTAACAATTACGATTGTATCGTCCCGCTATATTAAAGGAATTTGGACTCGAATGGCAGTAAACACCGTAGTCTTCACGGTTACGATGTTCTTAATTGCCATTGAACTAAATCTTGCATTAGGTTTTCCATTCTTATTCACATGGCTAACTGTTGCAATTGGCGAATTTGTCGTGATGGCAGTGGGAATGCCTGTCATGTATTTCGTCAACAAACGGGTTAACTTTGAAAAGATGGTTTAA
- a CDS encoding class I SAM-dependent rRNA methyltransferase, which produces MKKEVSLKVKSKFANKYKSGYPLISKESISNPNELSEEGSIIKLVDEQLRFIAKGYYGKQNKGLGWVLGKDEREVFDQEFFSKKLKRAFEQRSSFYKSSDTTAFRVFNGEGDGVGGLTIDYFDGYYLLTWYSKGIYHFREYIINSLKELVDFKGIYQKKRFDESGKYIEGDDFVAGERGEFPIIVKENGVNIAVYLNESAMVGVFLDQRDVRRTIRDGYAKGKRVLNTFSYTGVFSVFAAAGGAVKTTSVDLANRSKSKTVEQFSVNGIDAQTQDIIVEDVFKYFKYAVKKGLKFDTVILDPPSFARSKKFVFSAEKDYTNLLKEAIAITEDNGIIVASTNSSSFGMGKFKGFIDTAFKELNSQYKIMEEFSLPVDFRTIKEIPESDYLKVVFLKKVK; this is translated from the coding sequence ATGAAAAAAGAAGTCAGTTTAAAAGTAAAATCAAAATTTGCAAATAAGTATAAAAGCGGCTATCCGTTAATTTCTAAAGAATCAATTAGCAATCCAAATGAATTAAGTGAGGAAGGCAGTATTATCAAGCTTGTTGATGAACAGCTCAGGTTTATCGCCAAGGGCTACTATGGCAAGCAAAATAAAGGTCTCGGTTGGGTACTAGGTAAAGATGAAAGAGAAGTGTTTGATCAAGAATTTTTTTCGAAAAAGCTAAAAAGAGCCTTTGAACAAAGGTCTTCTTTTTATAAAAGCTCGGATACGACTGCCTTTCGGGTGTTTAATGGTGAAGGGGATGGGGTCGGTGGGTTAACCATCGATTACTTTGATGGCTATTATTTGCTTACCTGGTACAGTAAAGGCATCTATCATTTTCGGGAATATATCATTAATTCACTTAAGGAACTGGTTGATTTTAAAGGGATTTATCAAAAGAAACGCTTTGATGAGAGTGGTAAATACATTGAAGGCGATGACTTTGTAGCTGGCGAACGTGGCGAATTTCCGATTATTGTCAAAGAGAATGGTGTGAACATTGCTGTTTATTTAAATGAAAGCGCGATGGTCGGTGTTTTCTTAGATCAACGGGATGTAAGAAGAACGATAAGAGATGGTTATGCCAAAGGAAAGCGGGTATTAAATACGTTCTCCTATACGGGTGTTTTTTCAGTGTTTGCAGCTGCAGGAGGCGCGGTGAAAACAACGAGTGTCGATCTGGCTAATCGAAGTAAGAGCAAAACGGTAGAGCAATTCAGTGTAAATGGAATCGATGCACAGACTCAGGATATTATTGTAGAGGATGTATTCAAATACTTTAAATATGCTGTTAAAAAGGGACTGAAATTCGACACGGTCATACTTGACCCGCCAAGCTTTGCCAGGTCAAAGAAATTTGTATTTAGTGCGGAAAAGGATTATACAAACCTGTTGAAGGAAGCCATTGCGATTACCGAGGATAATGGGATTATTGTCGCTTCTACAAATAGTAGTTCGTTTGGGATGGGGAAATTTAAAGGGTTTATTGATACAGCTTTTAAAGAATTAAATAGTCAATATAAAATCATGGAGGAATTCTCACTTCCTGTAGACTTTAGGACGATTAAAGAAATTCCAGAATCCGATTATCTTAAGGTAGTTTTTTTGAAAAAAGTAAAATAG
- a CDS encoding VOC family protein — protein MSKSFIEQVHYIRIPVKDLELSAQWYRDVLGLQLLNNTEELAILKVNEGPFLLILVPTEDETFAHFTIDNEQEFSIGFTSPELSKFHQHLIDNQVKVEDIKEDNGHAFFHFYDPNGNKLQVHW, from the coding sequence ATGAGTAAATCATTTATTGAACAAGTACATTATATTAGAATTCCTGTAAAAGATTTAGAACTGTCTGCACAATGGTATAGAGATGTATTAGGGCTCCAGTTACTAAACAATACTGAGGAACTTGCAATTTTAAAAGTAAATGAAGGACCTTTCTTACTTATCTTAGTTCCTACCGAAGATGAAACATTTGCACATTTTACAATTGATAATGAACAAGAATTTAGCATTGGCTTTACAAGTCCAGAATTATCTAAATTTCATCAACACTTAATTGATAATCAAGTTAAGGTCGAGGATATAAAAGAAGATAATGGTCATGCCTTTTTCCACTTTTATGACCCAAATGGTAATAAACTTCAAGTCCACTGGTAA
- a CDS encoding DinB family protein has translation MIQRPTENEYPAYYQPYVSLVPDTDLVQLLNENLQETVQLFESISEIEGLFRYAPTKWSIKEVLGHMTDTERIMSYRLMRIGRGDQTSLSGFNENDYVVSSQINQLPIRDILDDFIATRKATLTLIHNMPTDAWAKVGVANVAEITTQAIAYIIAGHAIHHRTIITERYLSIM, from the coding sequence ATGATTCAACGTCCAACAGAAAATGAGTACCCAGCGTATTATCAACCTTATGTAAGTTTAGTGCCCGATACTGATTTGGTGCAGTTATTAAACGAAAATCTTCAAGAAACGGTTCAACTCTTTGAGAGTATTTCCGAAATAGAGGGACTTTTCCGTTATGCCCCTACGAAGTGGAGTATTAAGGAAGTGCTTGGCCATATGACGGATACTGAAAGAATTATGAGCTATCGGCTGATGCGGATCGGCCGCGGTGATCAAACTTCATTGTCAGGTTTTAATGAGAATGATTATGTGGTCAGCTCACAAATAAACCAGCTTCCGATCAGGGATATCCTTGACGACTTTATTGCGACCAGAAAAGCTACACTAACTTTAATCCATAACATGCCTACGGATGCCTGGGCAAAAGTAGGAGTTGCAAACGTTGCAGAAATCACTACACAGGCCATTGCCTATATTATTGCTGGCCATGCCATTCACCACCGTACAATCATCACGGAACGCTACCTTTCAATAATGTAG
- a CDS encoding exonuclease domain-containing protein, with protein sequence MRNQEKLGLVVDVETTGLGPTTDEVIELALKLFSYRTDTGEVIDILEEDSFLREPLSNTARNNYDNAYRVHGIPYELVRGKSFYDVKIKTYFHRADSVFAHNASFDRSFLYQMYPEVNDLKWYCTMRSIQWKNYGFANGKLLTLLQAHNITNYQTHRALDDITYLMDLMKKTSPNGNLYLQEVLEKGPMRKYQPAASRTKLG encoded by the coding sequence ATGCGCAATCAGGAAAAATTGGGATTAGTTGTTGACGTTGAAACAACAGGGTTAGGGCCAACGACAGATGAAGTAATCGAACTCGCATTAAAATTATTTTCTTATCGCACGGATACCGGAGAGGTCATCGATATTCTTGAAGAAGATTCCTTTTTGCGTGAGCCACTTTCAAATACAGCAAGGAACAACTATGACAACGCCTATAGAGTCCACGGAATTCCTTACGAGTTAGTAAGAGGGAAAAGCTTTTATGATGTGAAAATAAAAACGTATTTCCATCGTGCTGATTCTGTATTTGCTCACAATGCCTCCTTTGACCGTAGCTTTCTGTACCAGATGTATCCTGAGGTCAACGACTTGAAATGGTATTGTACGATGCGGAGTATTCAGTGGAAAAACTACGGCTTTGCGAATGGGAAACTGCTCACGCTTTTACAAGCACATAACATAACCAATTACCAAACACATAGAGCGCTTGATGATATTACATACTTGATGGACCTGATGAAAAAAACAAGTCCAAACGGAAATCTTTATCTTCAAGAAGTACTCGAAAAAGGACCAATGAGAAAATACCAACCAGCCGCCTCGCGTACAAAATTGGGGTAA
- a CDS encoding WHG domain-containing protein has protein sequence MSPRPKIGLELTTILEVAGEIADQYGMQEVTLANLAKKLNIRPPSLYNHFDGLADLRKKLAIYGMEKLYIAMAPSANIVSGMEAIQAISMAYVNFSRLHPGIYEATLLAPDMEDDDVQQAGAKIVELSVRVLQSFHLEGDRALHAVRGLRSILHGFSSLEQNGGFKLALDLDESINIIVKAFINGMKDV, from the coding sequence ATGTCACCTAGACCGAAAATTGGACTGGAATTAACAACAATACTAGAGGTAGCAGGGGAAATAGCGGATCAATATGGAATGCAAGAGGTTACTTTAGCGAATCTGGCCAAGAAGCTAAACATTCGCCCCCCGTCACTATATAACCATTTTGATGGATTAGCTGACCTTAGGAAGAAGCTAGCGATTTATGGAATGGAGAAACTCTACATTGCGATGGCTCCTTCAGCTAATATAGTATCAGGTATGGAAGCCATTCAAGCAATTAGTATGGCATATGTTAATTTTTCACGGTTGCATCCTGGCATTTATGAGGCAACGTTACTTGCACCTGATATGGAAGATGATGATGTCCAGCAAGCGGGGGCAAAAATTGTTGAGCTTTCTGTTCGTGTGTTACAGTCATTTCACCTAGAAGGTGACCGTGCATTACACGCTGTAAGAGGATTACGCAGCATCCTGCATGGCTTTTCATCCTTAGAACAAAACGGAGGGTTCAAATTAGCCTTGGACTTAGATGAGAGCATAAACATAATTGTAAAAGCATTTATTAATGGGATGAAGGATGTCTAG
- a CDS encoding MBL fold metallo-hydrolase, whose protein sequence is MRVIINGFLTQVTFMANVFPVNCYLVEEEEGLTLIDAALPYSSKGILMVAESIGKPITKIVLTHAHEDHLGALDSIKKVLLDVPVYISVRDNRLMNGDLSLDSHENQIPIKGGVPKKLKTRANILLKEGDLVGSLAVIESPGHTPGSISFYDTRSHALIAGDALQTRGGVAVAGEIKLRFPFPAFGTWSKETALKSARKLVGYGPKLLAVGHGEMIENPVKAMEQAISNLEKKIDRSK, encoded by the coding sequence ATGAGAGTGATCATAAACGGATTTTTAACTCAGGTGACATTTATGGCAAATGTTTTTCCAGTAAATTGCTATTTGGTGGAGGAAGAGGAGGGTTTGACCCTGATTGATGCAGCACTCCCATATAGTTCAAAAGGGATATTAATGGTAGCGGAATCCATTGGAAAGCCCATAACAAAAATTGTTTTAACACATGCGCATGAGGACCATCTAGGAGCACTTGATTCAATTAAAAAAGTACTACTCGATGTTCCGGTTTATATTTCAGTACGTGATAACAGATTAATGAATGGGGACCTCTCGCTTGATTCGCATGAGAATCAAATACCGATTAAAGGCGGCGTGCCGAAAAAACTAAAAACGAGAGCGAATATCTTGTTGAAAGAAGGAGATTTAGTCGGTTCTTTAGCAGTCATTGAATCTCCAGGTCACACACCGGGATCGATCTCATTCTATGACACTCGGTCACATGCTTTGATTGCGGGTGATGCCCTTCAAACGAGAGGGGGAGTGGCTGTGGCAGGGGAGATAAAGCTTCGGTTTCCGTTCCCTGCATTCGGCACCTGGAGTAAGGAGACGGCATTAAAAAGTGCTAGAAAACTAGTGGGATATGGTCCGAAGCTGTTAGCAGTTGGCCATGGTGAAATGATAGAAAATCCCGTGAAAGCCATGGAACAGGCAATCTCAAATTTAGAGAAAAAAATAGATAGGAGTAAATAG
- a CDS encoding LysR family transcriptional regulator encodes MEFQWLNTFVTAAVCGNFRRTAELLYISQPSVTVHIKQLENELGVQLFHREGRKVKLTEAGIRYLGHAKRLLEVYQRGLEDLSSFSQGYTAKLTLAISPLIADTILPYVLKRYTDQHPEVEISVKILESVDIEQAVLSEEVDIGLSCLNSLHQELLCELLYRDQVVLIAPHDGRDSEFAPPIDEEEVLTNNYLLTHNHPGYWDLLCRVVKSKYPSIRMMKVSQVHITKRFIVEGLGVSFLPTSTVRRELLEGRLLEVNCHSISLPEANTYAIMKYDHTKQKEFLTFISNYRI; translated from the coding sequence ATGGAATTTCAGTGGTTAAATACATTTGTCACAGCTGCTGTGTGTGGGAATTTTAGAAGAACAGCAGAGCTCTTATACATCTCTCAACCATCGGTAACGGTACATATCAAACAGTTAGAAAACGAGCTTGGGGTTCAGTTGTTTCATCGAGAGGGGAGAAAAGTAAAATTGACAGAGGCGGGGATAAGGTACTTGGGGCACGCGAAGCGTTTACTAGAGGTGTATCAACGTGGGTTAGAGGATTTGTCTTCCTTTAGTCAAGGATATACAGCGAAATTAACACTGGCCATTTCGCCGCTGATTGCAGATACAATCTTGCCATATGTGCTAAAAAGATACACAGATCAGCATCCAGAAGTGGAGATATCTGTGAAAATATTAGAATCAGTCGATATAGAACAGGCGGTATTAAGCGAAGAAGTGGATATCGGATTGTCGTGCTTAAATAGCTTACATCAGGAATTACTGTGTGAGCTTTTATATCGTGATCAAGTCGTCTTGATTGCCCCGCATGATGGAAGAGATTCAGAATTCGCACCACCAATAGATGAAGAAGAAGTGCTTACAAACAATTATCTACTCACACATAACCATCCTGGTTATTGGGACTTACTATGCCGTGTGGTAAAAAGTAAATATCCAAGTATACGAATGATGAAGGTTTCACAGGTTCATATTACCAAAAGATTTATTGTTGAGGGGCTAGGAGTTTCCTTCCTCCCAACATCAACGGTTAGAAGAGAGCTTTTAGAAGGCAGATTACTAGAGGTAAATTGTCATTCCATAAGCCTACCTGAAGCAAATACGTATGCCATCATGAAGTATGATCATACCAAGCAGAAGGAGTTTTTAACGTTCATTTCAAATTATAGAATATAG
- the gndA gene encoding NADP-dependent phosphogluconate dehydrogenase — translation MSKQQIGVVGLAVMGKNLALNIESRGYSVAVFNRSNDKTEEFLKQEAEGKNFVGASTIEEFVHSLETPRKILLMVKAGAATDATIDSLKPYLEEGDILIDGGNTFFQDTIRRNKELATAGFHFIGTGVSGGEEGALKGPSIMPGGKQEAYDLVKPILEAISAKVDGDPCCTYIGPNGAGHYVKMVHNGIEYGDMQLISESYFILKHVLGLDADELHKVFAEWNKGELDSYLIEITADIFSKKDEETGKPLVDLILDTAGQKGTGKWTSQNALDLGVPLPIITESVFARYISAMKDERVKASKILNGPEVKPYEGDRAELIEAVRKALYMSKIVSYAQGFAQMRAASEEYDWNLRFGDIAMIFRGGCIIRAQFLQKIKDAYDRESELANLLLDPYFKEIAESYQQSLRHVLAVAIERGIPVPCFASAIAYYDSYRTETLPANLLQAQRDYFGAHTYQRIDKEGVFHTNWMK, via the coding sequence ATGTCTAAACAACAAATTGGCGTGGTCGGTTTAGCTGTTATGGGGAAAAATCTTGCCTTAAATATTGAAAGCCGGGGCTATTCGGTTGCTGTTTTTAATCGTTCAAATGATAAAACAGAAGAGTTTTTAAAGCAGGAAGCTGAAGGTAAAAATTTTGTCGGTGCTTCAACCATCGAAGAATTTGTTCATTCATTAGAAACACCGAGAAAAATACTATTAATGGTAAAAGCAGGTGCAGCGACAGACGCTACTATCGATTCATTAAAGCCCTATCTTGAAGAAGGTGATATTCTTATTGATGGAGGAAATACCTTCTTCCAGGATACCATCCGCCGGAACAAGGAGCTAGCAACAGCAGGATTTCATTTTATCGGCACGGGTGTTTCCGGTGGGGAAGAAGGCGCATTAAAAGGTCCTTCGATTATGCCTGGCGGTAAACAAGAAGCCTATGATCTTGTAAAACCAATTTTAGAAGCCATCTCTGCTAAGGTCGATGGAGATCCATGTTGTACATATATTGGACCAAATGGTGCAGGTCATTATGTAAAAATGGTGCATAACGGAATTGAATATGGCGATATGCAATTGATTTCAGAGTCTTATTTTATCTTAAAACACGTCTTAGGTTTAGATGCAGATGAATTACATAAGGTATTTGCAGAGTGGAATAAAGGTGAATTAGATAGTTATCTAATTGAAATTACTGCAGATATTTTTTCAAAGAAGGATGAAGAAACAGGTAAACCACTTGTTGACTTGATTCTTGATACGGCTGGCCAAAAAGGAACAGGTAAGTGGACTAGTCAAAATGCATTAGATTTAGGAGTACCGCTGCCAATTATCACAGAATCTGTATTTGCTCGATATATTTCAGCAATGAAGGACGAGCGTGTAAAAGCAAGCAAGATTCTAAATGGACCAGAAGTGAAACCATACGAAGGTGATAGAGCTGAGCTAATTGAAGCAGTGCGTAAAGCCTTATATATGAGTAAAATTGTTTCTTATGCACAAGGCTTTGCACAAATGCGTGCGGCATCTGAAGAATACGACTGGAATCTTCGCTTCGGTGATATTGCGATGATTTTCCGCGGTGGCTGTATCATTCGTGCGCAATTCTTACAAAAAATAAAGGATGCTTATGACCGTGAGTCAGAATTAGCGAATCTTTTATTAGACCCTTACTTTAAAGAGATTGCGGAAAGCTACCAGCAGTCGTTACGCCACGTCCTTGCTGTTGCGATCGAACGTGGAATTCCTGTGCCTTGCTTTGCGAGTGCAATTGCCTACTATGACAGCTACCGGACAGAAACACTCCCAGCTAATCTGTTACAGGCTCAACGTGACTACTTCGGTGCACACACCTATCAACGGATTGACAAAGAAGGAGTCTTCCATACAAATTGGATGAAATAA